The Mustela lutreola isolate mMusLut2 chromosome 3, mMusLut2.pri, whole genome shotgun sequence genome includes a region encoding these proteins:
- the SLA gene encoding src-like-adapter isoform X2: MGNSMRSTPAPPERPVPSPDGLDSDFLAVLSDYPSPDISPPIFRRGEKLRVISDEGGWWKAISLSTGRESYIPGICVARVYHGWLFEGLGRDKAEELLQLPDTKMGSFMIRESETKKGFYSLSVRHRQVKHYRIFRLPNNWYYISPRLTFQCLEDLVNHYSEVADGLCCVLTTPCLTQSTATPAARVPDSPVTLRQKTFDWKRVPRLQEDAEGARNPLGVDESLFSYGLRESIASYLSLTSDDNTSFDRKKKSMSLIYSGSKRKSSFFSSPPYFED, translated from the exons ATGGGCAACAGCATGCGATCCACCCCAGCACCTCCAGAAAGGCCCGTGCCCAGCCCAGATG GACTGGACAGTGACTTCCTGGCTGTGCTGAGTGATTACCCATCTCCTGACATCAGCCCCCCCATATTCCGTCGAGGGGAGAAACTACGAGTGATTTCTGA CGAAGGGGGCTGGTGGAAAGCCATTTCCCTTAGCACTGGCCGAGAGAGTTACATCCCTGGAATATGTGTGGCCAGAGTTTACCACGG ctGGCTGTTTGAAGGGCTGGGCAGAGACAAGGCAGAGGAGCTGCTCCAGCTGCCAGACACGAAGATGGGCTCCTTCATGATCCGAGAGAGTGAGACGAAGAAAG GTTTTTATTCCCTCTCGGTGAGACACAGGCAGGTGAAGCATTACCGCATCTTCCGCCTGCCGAACAACTGGTATTACATCTCCCCGAGGCTCACCTTCCAGTGCCTGGAGGACCTGGTGAATCACTATTCCG AGGTGGCTGATGGCCTGTGCTGTGTCCTGACCACACCCTGCCTCACTCAGAGCACGGCCACCCCCGCAGCGAGGGTCCCTGACTCGCCCGTCACCTTGCGCCAGAAGACTTTCGACTGGAAGAGGGTGCCCAG ACTGCAAGAGGACGCCGAGGGAGCCAGGAACCCACTCGGTGTGGATGAGTCCCTTTTCAGCTATGGCCTTCGGGAAAGCATCGCTTCCTACCTGTCCCTGACCAGCGATGACAACACCTCCTTTGATcgaaagaagaaaagcatgtcCTTGATATACAGCGGGAGCAAGAGGAAGAGCTCCTTCTTCTCGTCACCACCATATTTTGAAGACTAG
- the SLA gene encoding src-like-adapter isoform X1: MYSKLGHSSPRGVGAWLTCCVYPLCRRLRASSTAQGDRAMGNSMRSTPAPPERPVPSPDGLDSDFLAVLSDYPSPDISPPIFRRGEKLRVISDEGGWWKAISLSTGRESYIPGICVARVYHGWLFEGLGRDKAEELLQLPDTKMGSFMIRESETKKGFYSLSVRHRQVKHYRIFRLPNNWYYISPRLTFQCLEDLVNHYSEVADGLCCVLTTPCLTQSTATPAARVPDSPVTLRQKTFDWKRVPRLQEDAEGARNPLGVDESLFSYGLRESIASYLSLTSDDNTSFDRKKKSMSLIYSGSKRKSSFFSSPPYFED; this comes from the exons ATGTACTCTAAACTGGGTCATTCTTCACCCAGAGGGGTCGGCGCGTGGCTGACTTGCTGTGTGTATCCCCTGTGCCGTAGGCTTCGAGCATCTTCGACAGCCCAGGGAGACAGAGCGATGGGCAACAGCATGCGATCCACCCCAGCACCTCCAGAAAGGCCCGTGCCCAGCCCAGATG GACTGGACAGTGACTTCCTGGCTGTGCTGAGTGATTACCCATCTCCTGACATCAGCCCCCCCATATTCCGTCGAGGGGAGAAACTACGAGTGATTTCTGA CGAAGGGGGCTGGTGGAAAGCCATTTCCCTTAGCACTGGCCGAGAGAGTTACATCCCTGGAATATGTGTGGCCAGAGTTTACCACGG ctGGCTGTTTGAAGGGCTGGGCAGAGACAAGGCAGAGGAGCTGCTCCAGCTGCCAGACACGAAGATGGGCTCCTTCATGATCCGAGAGAGTGAGACGAAGAAAG GTTTTTATTCCCTCTCGGTGAGACACAGGCAGGTGAAGCATTACCGCATCTTCCGCCTGCCGAACAACTGGTATTACATCTCCCCGAGGCTCACCTTCCAGTGCCTGGAGGACCTGGTGAATCACTATTCCG AGGTGGCTGATGGCCTGTGCTGTGTCCTGACCACACCCTGCCTCACTCAGAGCACGGCCACCCCCGCAGCGAGGGTCCCTGACTCGCCCGTCACCTTGCGCCAGAAGACTTTCGACTGGAAGAGGGTGCCCAG ACTGCAAGAGGACGCCGAGGGAGCCAGGAACCCACTCGGTGTGGATGAGTCCCTTTTCAGCTATGGCCTTCGGGAAAGCATCGCTTCCTACCTGTCCCTGACCAGCGATGACAACACCTCCTTTGATcgaaagaagaaaagcatgtcCTTGATATACAGCGGGAGCAAGAGGAAGAGCTCCTTCTTCTCGTCACCACCATATTTTGAAGACTAG